The nucleotide sequence CTGGCCTTTGACAGTTCTTGGCAGAAGGAGTGTAACATCCTTTGTAACCAGCTGAAGAAGATCTCTGTCTCCCGAAACTATTACGGATTCTATCCCCTTTTTCTCAGCTATTCTTGAAATAGAACCCAGTATATCATCAGCTTCGATTCCCGGCTTTGATACTACGGTAATACCCATAGCTTCCAAAAGCTTTCTAGCCATCGGTATCTGCTGTCTTAATTCCTCGGGCATAGGTTTTCTCGTACCTTTGTAGTCAGCAAAAACAGCATGCCTGAAAGTCGGTGCATGCTCGTCAAAGGCTACAGTAAGATACTGAGGCTTTTCCTCGTCTATAATTTTTAATAAAATATTGAAAAATCCGTAGATGGCACCCGTATGAATTCCGGATGAATTAGTCAGATCAGGTACACCGTAAAAAGCGCGATGCATCATCGAGTGTCCGTCAATCAGAAGTATTTTATCGCTCATCTGTCTTGCAAGTGTCCTTTATAAGAAAAATAAAATCAAATTCACTAGTGTTAGAAATCCTGCAACGCCCTCTAATATAAAGACTATTGCCTGAATGCGGTCTGCAAAAAGAACCCTCTGCTTTGTTTTGTAGAGCCTGTCATCAAGCTCTTTTTTTAGATCAAGCGTTTCGCCGTCCTCAAGGTGTCTCAATCCCTCCATAAGAAGATACCTTATCTCTAACTCATCATAGCAGTCAGCACATTCTATAATATGGCTATGCAGCACGCGCATTTGCTCAATATTCAGTTTATTTTCAAGATAAGGCTGGAGTAGATTCTCAACATCCTTACACATTCCATAATCCTTCACCATTGTCCTTATCATACCATATTTACTGTTTTTTTAAAAGTATTTCGTCATGACTTCTTTCTCTATTTCAGAGACTATATCCTCAACATTTTTTCCGCTTTCATCTATGGTGTGATCGGCATATTTCTCATAAAGAGGCACTCTCTCATCATAAATATCCCTAAGTGTCTGTCCCTCTTTTACAACAACTCCACGTTCCTTGATATTACCAAGTCGGACTGTCAGATCCTCAAATCCTACTTTCAAGTATACAATTATGCCGTTTTCCTTAAAGTGCTCCATTTCTTCTTTT is from Lachnospiraceae bacterium C1.1 and encodes:
- a CDS encoding zf-HC2 domain-containing protein; translation: MIRTMVKDYGMCKDVENLLQPYLENKLNIEQMRVLHSHIIECADCYDELEIRYLLMEGLRHLEDGETLDLKKELDDRLYKTKQRVLFADRIQAIVFILEGVAGFLTLVNLILFFL
- a CDS encoding shikimate kinase, coding for MNKKTNLVLIGMPASGKSTVGVILAKVTGRNFIDADIVIQNKTGKKLSEIIEEEGVDGFVEVENRINSAIEAENSVISTGGSAVYGKEEMEHFKENGIIVYLKVGFEDLTVRLGNIKERGVVVKEGQTLRDIYDERVPLYEKYADHTIDESGKNVEDIVSEIEKEVMTKYF